The Arachis hypogaea cultivar Tifrunner chromosome 14, arahy.Tifrunner.gnm2.J5K5, whole genome shotgun sequence genome has a segment encoding these proteins:
- the LOC112798275 gene encoding uncharacterized protein isoform X2, which translates to MEKYEAIKNFDEDDEDVEMAVQQISDSRSASTATIAAPQRQTRPNSTKIVQEVSSSKHQPPSQSHRLLSLDVFRGLTVALMILVDDAGGIVPALNHSPWNGLTIADFVMPFFLFIVGVALALTYKKPSCRADATRKAFLRALKLLILGLFLQGGYFHRLTDLSFGVDIKRIRLMGILQRIALAYLVTALCEIWLRSDDTVNSGSSLLRKYRYQWAVSLFVSGIYLSLLYGLYVPDWEYRIATESSSEPKIFSVKCGVRGDTGPGCNAVGMIDRTILGIRHLYGRPIYARTPECSINSPENGPLPPDAPSWCQAPFDPEGLLSSVMAIVTCLVGLHYGHIIVHFKDHRVRILYWMIPTSFLVVFGFALDLFGMHINKALYTFSYMCVTAGASGVLFVGIYLMVDVCGYSRLTMIMEWMGKHALMIYILAACNVFPIFIQGFYWGKPQNNILKLIGVGT; encoded by the exons atggagaAGTACGAAGCTATCAAGAACTTTGATGAAGACGATGAGGATGTTGAGATGGCAGTCCAGCAGATCTCTGATTCAAGATCTGCCAGCACCGCCACCATTGCTGCACCACAACGCCAAACAAGGCCTAACAGCACCAAGATTGTTCAGGAAGTCTCTTCTTCAAAGCACCAACCTCCATCTCAGTCTCACCGTCTTCTTTCACTTGATGTCTTTCGTGGCCTCACTGTTGCG CTGATGATACTGGTGGATGATGCTGGTGGTATTGTTCCGGCACTCAATCATTCCCCATGGAATGGTTTGACAATAGCAGATTTTGTCATGCCATTCTTTCTTTTCATTGTTGGTGTTGCACTTGCCCTCACGTACAAG AAGCCATCTTGCAGAGCTGATGCGACAAGAAAAGCATTTCTACGAGCTCTGAAGCTTCTCATATTGGGCCTTTTTCTTCAAG GTGGTTATTTTCATCGCCTGACTGACCTGTCATTCGGGGTGGATATTAAGCGCATAAGATTGATGGGAATACTGCAG AGAATTGCATTAGCATATTTGGTGACAGCACTGTGTGAAATTTGGCTCAGAAGTGATGATACTGTTAACTCAGGATCATCCCTATTAAGGAAGTATCGATACCAGTG GGCTGTGTCTTTGTTTGTATCTGGAATTTATCTTTCCTTGCTGTATGGGTTATATGTTCCTGATTGGGAGTATCGGATTGCCACTGAGTCTTCTTCAGAGCCAAAAATATTTTCA GTTAAATGTGGAGTAAGGGGTGACACTGGACCAGGCTGCAACGCTGTTGGAATGATTGATCGAACAATATTGGGTATACGACATCTGTATGGGAGACCAATATATGCACGGACGCCT GAGTGCAGTATTAATTCCCCTGAAAATGGACCATTGCCTCCTGATGCTCCTTCTTGGTGTCAGGCCCCCTTTGACCCTGAAGGACTCTTAAG CTCGGTGATGGCAATAGTTACTTGCTTGGTTGGCTTGCACTATGGACATATTATTGTCCATTTCAAG GACCATAGAGTTAGAATCCTATACTGGATGATCCCAACCTCTTTTCTTGTAGTTTTTGGCTTTGCATTGGACTTATTTG GAATGCACATAAACAAGGCTCTCTACACATTCAGTTATATGTGTGTCACTGCTGGCGCTTCCGGTGTCCTCTTTGTTGGAATttatttgatg GTTGATGTATGTGGATATAGTCGCTTGACTATGATTATGGAATGGATGGGCAAGCACGCATTAATGATTTATATTCTTGCTGCTTGCAATGTTTTTCCCATTTTCATCCAAGGATTTTATTGGGGAAAGCCTCAGAATAACATT CTGAAGTTAATTGGAGTTGGTACTTAA
- the LOC112798275 gene encoding uncharacterized protein isoform X1, whose translation MEKYEAIKNFDEDDEDVEMAVQQISDSRSASTATIAAPQRQTRPNSTKIVQEVSSSKHQPPSQSHRLLSLDVFRGLTVALMILVDDAGGIVPALNHSPWNGLTIADFVMPFFLFIVGVALALTYKKPSCRADATRKAFLRALKLLILGLFLQGGYFHRLTDLSFGVDIKRIRLMGILQRIALAYLVTALCEIWLRSDDTVNSGSSLLRKYRYQWAVSLFVSGIYLSLLYGLYVPDWEYRIATESSSEPKIFSVKCGVRGDTGPGCNAVGMIDRTILGIRHLYGRPIYARTPECSINSPENGPLPPDAPSWCQAPFDPEGLLSSVMAIVTCLVGLHYGHIIVHFKVILTFFFVMFVFDLYQNLSYFFYWIMQDHRVRILYWMIPTSFLVVFGFALDLFGMHINKALYTFSYMCVTAGASGVLFVGIYLMVDVCGYSRLTMIMEWMGKHALMIYILAACNVFPIFIQGFYWGKPQNNILKLIGVGT comes from the exons atggagaAGTACGAAGCTATCAAGAACTTTGATGAAGACGATGAGGATGTTGAGATGGCAGTCCAGCAGATCTCTGATTCAAGATCTGCCAGCACCGCCACCATTGCTGCACCACAACGCCAAACAAGGCCTAACAGCACCAAGATTGTTCAGGAAGTCTCTTCTTCAAAGCACCAACCTCCATCTCAGTCTCACCGTCTTCTTTCACTTGATGTCTTTCGTGGCCTCACTGTTGCG CTGATGATACTGGTGGATGATGCTGGTGGTATTGTTCCGGCACTCAATCATTCCCCATGGAATGGTTTGACAATAGCAGATTTTGTCATGCCATTCTTTCTTTTCATTGTTGGTGTTGCACTTGCCCTCACGTACAAG AAGCCATCTTGCAGAGCTGATGCGACAAGAAAAGCATTTCTACGAGCTCTGAAGCTTCTCATATTGGGCCTTTTTCTTCAAG GTGGTTATTTTCATCGCCTGACTGACCTGTCATTCGGGGTGGATATTAAGCGCATAAGATTGATGGGAATACTGCAG AGAATTGCATTAGCATATTTGGTGACAGCACTGTGTGAAATTTGGCTCAGAAGTGATGATACTGTTAACTCAGGATCATCCCTATTAAGGAAGTATCGATACCAGTG GGCTGTGTCTTTGTTTGTATCTGGAATTTATCTTTCCTTGCTGTATGGGTTATATGTTCCTGATTGGGAGTATCGGATTGCCACTGAGTCTTCTTCAGAGCCAAAAATATTTTCA GTTAAATGTGGAGTAAGGGGTGACACTGGACCAGGCTGCAACGCTGTTGGAATGATTGATCGAACAATATTGGGTATACGACATCTGTATGGGAGACCAATATATGCACGGACGCCT GAGTGCAGTATTAATTCCCCTGAAAATGGACCATTGCCTCCTGATGCTCCTTCTTGGTGTCAGGCCCCCTTTGACCCTGAAGGACTCTTAAG CTCGGTGATGGCAATAGTTACTTGCTTGGTTGGCTTGCACTATGGACATATTATTGTCCATTTCAAGGTAATCCTCACTTTTTTCTTTGTTATGTTTGTCTTTGATTTATATCAGAatcttagttattttttttattggattatGCAGGACCATAGAGTTAGAATCCTATACTGGATGATCCCAACCTCTTTTCTTGTAGTTTTTGGCTTTGCATTGGACTTATTTG GAATGCACATAAACAAGGCTCTCTACACATTCAGTTATATGTGTGTCACTGCTGGCGCTTCCGGTGTCCTCTTTGTTGGAATttatttgatg GTTGATGTATGTGGATATAGTCGCTTGACTATGATTATGGAATGGATGGGCAAGCACGCATTAATGATTTATATTCTTGCTGCTTGCAATGTTTTTCCCATTTTCATCCAAGGATTTTATTGGGGAAAGCCTCAGAATAACATT CTGAAGTTAATTGGAGTTGGTACTTAA